The sequence ACTGGGAGGCTAACTCTGATTCTGATGTAGCGGGATCTAACTGAAACAGAGGTTCTCCGGCTGTGACTTGCTGGCCATTGCGGACATAAATATTGCTCAAAATGCCACTACTAGGGGAGGCAATATCTTTGACCACACCCTCAGGTTCCAGTTGCCCCATCGCTGGCACAGCCTCCTCAATTTGGAAAAAACTCGCCCAAAGCAATAAACTCCCACTCACCCCAACAATGCCCCAAACAATCGCCCGTGACCAAGTGGGGGCCTGCTGCAAAATTACCGGTCGGTCAAAGGTGGGAGATAAGGACGGATTAGACTTCGGTGATGGAGGTAACGAGGGCAAATCAGTCATAGGTTTATACCGCAGCAGCTTCCTGTTGTTGATAGAGGCAATAGTATTGACCCCGTAAATCCATTAATTCGGGATGGGTGCCTTGCTCGACCACACTGCCTTGATCCATCATCACAATTCGATCCGCCCCGACCAAACTCCGCAGCCGATGGGTCACGAAAAAGACCGTCCGATCCCCAAAGGTTTGACGCAGATTGGTAAAGACCGTATGTTCTGCCAAGTAATCTAAGGCACTGGTGGCTTCATCTAAAATTAACAACCTGGGGTCTTGGAGAATTACTCTGGCAATGGCAATCCGTTGACGTTGTCCCCCCGACAGGGCTGCTCCCCGTTCACCGACCCGACTGTTATAGCCCAAAGGTAAATCCATAATAAAGTCGTGGGCATAGGCGAGCTTGGCCGCGGTGACAATTTCTTCAGGAGTAGCATCGGGGCGAGCCAGGGCAATATTGTCTTGTACCGTGCCATCAAAGAGCAAACTATCCTGTAGCACCATCCCCACCTGTTGACGGAGGGAATAGAGATCCACCTTACTGACATCGTATTGATCAATGGTGATTTGCCCGCTATCAGCCTCGTAGAGACGCATTAATAATTTCATCAGGGTGCTTTTGCCGGAGCCGCTTTGACCAACAATCCCGACAAAGGTTCCTGGCTCAACGTTCAGATGAATATGCTTGAGTTGGAGATTGCCTTTGCCTGCAAAGCTGAAACAAACATCCTGAAAGCGAATGGCTCCTTGGATGGCTGGCAGCGGAATATTGCCCCGGTCTTCTGCCTTGACTTCTTGGGGAGAATCTAAAATGTCGCTGAGGCGTTCTAAGGAGAGGGCCGTTTCCTGGAAGTTTTGCCACAGTTGAATCAAGCGCAGGAGGGGACTGGTGGCATAGCCAGCCAAAATCCGAAAGGCAATCAATTCTCCTAAGGTTAATTTTTGTTCGAGAACAAGATAGGCCCCGACCCAGAGCAGGAGTAAGTTAGACAACTGACTGAGAAACCGACTCATGGAACCCGCTGTTGTCGAGGTAATCACCGCATTAAAGCCAGCGGAAACAAACCGGGAATAACGGTCTTGCCACTGCCACCGGGATTTGAGTTCAATGTTTTGGGATTTAACGGTTTGGATGCCCGTGATTACTTCCGTAAAGTAGGCCTGGGTTTCGGCATTACGCTCGGCTTTGACGCGGACTTGATTGCGAATCACGGGGGAGAAAATAAAGGTCAACAGGCCAAAAATTGGCACGGTCGCGAGGGCAATCAGGGTCAGTAACCAGCTATAGAGGATCATCACCACGATATAGATCACGGAAAAGACGGCATCTAAGACCACGGTTAGGGCTGTCCCCGTCAGAAATTGGCGAATGTTTTCCAATTCATTGACGCGGGTGGCCAGTTCCCCCACAGGGCGACGATCAAAATATTTCAAGGGGAGGCGGAGGAGATGGTCAATAACTTGGGTGCCGAGGGTGAGGTCAATACGGTTGGTGGTATCAACAAATAAATAGGTGCGGAAACTACTCAGGAGGGCTTCAAAAATGGCCACCACGACTAAGAGAATTCCTAGGACATGGAGGGAATCGGGACTATTTTTAACCAGAACTTTGTCAATAATGACTTGAGTGACGAGGGGATTAGCCAGGCCAAAGAGTTGGACAAAGAACGAGGCAATAAAAACTTCAATTAAAACTCGCCGATGTTTTTGAATCGCCGGCAGAAACCAGCGCCAATCAAACTTTTTCTGGGGTGTATCTCCGGTTTTTTCCAGTTGAATTAAGGAAATCGTCTCCCCATCCCAAGGAGCCAAGAAGATCGGTAACGTTTGCCGGAGTAAGCCCTGCTCAGGGGCCGCCACCACTACCCCTTGGGCGGAAATTTCATAAATCAAGAGGAGTTGATTATCCCAACAGGCCAGAAAGGGAGTCGGGACGCGTTGAATGACATTTTTCGGAACCTCCAACAGTTGCGCCCGCAGGCCCATGAGTTCGCTAATCACCCCAGCCGTTGTTAAGGAGATTTTGTTGTCCTGTTGGCCCAGTTGATTTTGGAGTACCCGGCGAATAATATCTTTACGAAAGGGCAAATTAAAGTAGGTGGCCAACATCTCAAAACAGGCCTGGGATGCGTCTAGGGGGTCTTTTCCGGCAACAAACGGATAATTAGTGGGTGTTTGCCTGTCTGTTAATTCCGGTTCGGGTGGTTCGAGGGGGGCTTCCGGGATCATCTCCCAGGCCACTGTTGTTGCGGTCCTTGGGATAGTCGTCTGGGTAACTGAGATTTGGTTTTTTGGGGCTAAGGCTGGGGTCTGAAGCGGGCTGGGCTGGGGTAAGGCGGCAATGGGGAAGCCAAGCAGACGAACTGGGGTGCTATTGTTTTGGGGCGGGCTGGTTAGCTCTGGGGAAATCTTTTGGCCAATGTCCAGGCCTGGCCAGCTTCCACTACTGAGCAACCAGCGATAATCCGGCTCCAGTTGCAGGGGCATCGGAGGTTGGGAGGTCGTAGCCGGAATAATTTTGAGTTGGGCCTGGGGATAAATTTCCGTCAGCAGATGGCGCAGTTGGTAAGGTTCCAAGGCCTGGGGCCCCAAAGCATAGCCCAATAGTTCATAAACCTCGGCTAAACTTGCCCGCTTCCGATAGTACTGATCTAAATGGGGTTCCTGGGCTAACCAGGCCAAAAATTCTCCCCCTGTCAAGACCAAGGCAATCGTATCCGTGGAGGCAATCGCCCCCTCACAGCCATGTTGTCGCACCAGGCCACTCCAGCCCACCGCCTCTCCCGGTTGGAGCATTTTCAGTGTTGGCGGTACATCTTGGTTTTGGTCTCGCCCCAGCAGCCGGACTTGTCCCTGAAAAATCAGGTAGAACTGGCTGGGAAGCTTATTCGGGGCCAACATTCCCCGGCCCATCGGAAACCGCTGCGGTTGAAACTGCTGGGACAAGGCCAACTGAGTTGCGGCTGAGAGTTCCCCAAAGGGCGGGGTGTGGGCTAAAAATTCTTGGACAGCACTTTTGAGATCAAAGGTATTCATGGCGTGACTGGGGCCGAGATATTTACCGTG is a genomic window of Pseudocalidococcus azoricus BACA0444 containing:
- a CDS encoding peptidase domain-containing ABC transporter; translated protein: MNTFDLKSAVQEFLAHTPPFGELSAATQLALSQQFQPQRFPMGRGMLAPNKLPSQFYLIFQGQVRLLGRDQNQDVPPTLKMLQPGEAVGWSGLVRQHGCEGAIASTDTIALVLTGGEFLAWLAQEPHLDQYYRKRASLAEVYELLGYALGPQALEPYQLRHLLTEIYPQAQLKIIPATTSQPPMPLQLEPDYRWLLSSGSWPGLDIGQKISPELTSPPQNNSTPVRLLGFPIAALPQPSPLQTPALAPKNQISVTQTTIPRTATTVAWEMIPEAPLEPPEPELTDRQTPTNYPFVAGKDPLDASQACFEMLATYFNLPFRKDIIRRVLQNQLGQQDNKISLTTAGVISELMGLRAQLLEVPKNVIQRVPTPFLACWDNQLLLIYEISAQGVVVAAPEQGLLRQTLPIFLAPWDGETISLIQLEKTGDTPQKKFDWRWFLPAIQKHRRVLIEVFIASFFVQLFGLANPLVTQVIIDKVLVKNSPDSLHVLGILLVVVAIFEALLSSFRTYLFVDTTNRIDLTLGTQVIDHLLRLPLKYFDRRPVGELATRVNELENIRQFLTGTALTVVLDAVFSVIYIVVMILYSWLLTLIALATVPIFGLLTFIFSPVIRNQVRVKAERNAETQAYFTEVITGIQTVKSQNIELKSRWQWQDRYSRFVSAGFNAVITSTTAGSMSRFLSQLSNLLLLWVGAYLVLEQKLTLGELIAFRILAGYATSPLLRLIQLWQNFQETALSLERLSDILDSPQEVKAEDRGNIPLPAIQGAIRFQDVCFSFAGKGNLQLKHIHLNVEPGTFVGIVGQSGSGKSTLMKLLMRLYEADSGQITIDQYDVSKVDLYSLRQQVGMVLQDSLLFDGTVQDNIALARPDATPEEIVTAAKLAYAHDFIMDLPLGYNSRVGERGAALSGGQRQRIAIARVILQDPRLLILDEATSALDYLAEHTVFTNLRQTFGDRTVFFVTHRLRSLVGADRIVMMDQGSVVEQGTHPELMDLRGQYYCLYQQQEAAAV